The genomic window GACGGCGTCAGCCCGGAGATCGACGCGTGGGTGTCGGCCGAGCGCGGTCGGGGGGACGTGCTCCTCGTGCCGCTCGACGGCGCGCGGTGGGGGCGGGCTCGCTACGCCTGGACCACCGAGGGCTTCGGCGCGGTCACCCAAGCGTGGCCACTCGCGATCCGGCGGGCCGCGGAGAGCCGTCGGCTGGCTTCCCAGGGCGCCGCGCGGCAGCGGGCGCAGCTCGCCTCGGACGAGCGGCTCGCGGCGTGGATGGCGGCGCGGCTCGGCCCGGAGGATCTGCACTTGGTGGTGCACCAGCACCTGCTGCCGTTCCTCTGGTGCGCGGGCGCGCTCGGGGGGCGCACCTTCGACGTGGTGATGAAGCGGCTGCCGCTGCGAGCGCTCCAGGCTCGCCTCGACGCGGCCGCGCGGCGCCACCCCGAGAGCTCCACCCTCGCCGACTTCCGGGCGCCGCCCCGTCTGGCCGACGACGAAGAGGCCGCGCTCCGTGCCGCGCGTCGCGTCATCACCCCACACGCCGAGCTGGCGTCCCTCTTCGGGCCGCGCGCGGTGAAGCTGCCGTGGCGTCTGCCGCGAGGTGCGGCGCGGAGGCGCGCCATGCCCGATGGCGACGCCGTCGTCTTCCTCGGTCCGGTCGTCGGGCGCGAGGGCTGCTACGACCTGCGGGCAGCCATGCGGGACGTCGACCGGCCCCTCGTCGTCGCGGGGCACGATCTGGAGGGCGGCTTCGACTGGCAGCGCGTCGTGCGCGCTTCCGCCGATCCGATCTCCGACGCCGCGTTGATCGTCGCCCCCTCTTGGATCGGGGCGAACCCCCGCCCGTTGCTGCGCGCGCTCGGTCGGGGCGTCCCGGTCATCGCGAGCCGCGCGTGTGGCCTCGGCGCTCTCCCGGGCGTCACCGAGATCGACGCGGGCGACGTCGCGACGCTTCAGTCCTCGATCTCCTCGCTCAGCTCGCCGCGGAGCGAGCGGCCGGCGAGCGCGCGCACCTCGTCTGGCGAGAGGCCCTGACCGAGCAAGAACGCGAGCTTCGCCAGCGCCGCCTCCGGCGTCATGTCCGCGCCCGGCACCACTCCGGCGTCCAGCACCGCGCGGCCGGCCGCGTAGCTCGCGCGCACGTGGCCCTTCAGGCACTGCGTGACGTTGACGATCACCACGCCGCGCTCGGACGCCTCGCGCAGCACGCCGAGCAGGTCGTCGTCCCGGTCGGGCGCGTTGCCGCTCCCGAACGTCTCGAGCACGAGGCCTTCGAGCGGGGGCCGGAGGAAGTTCTCGAGGATGGCGCGCGTGATCCCGGGATAGAGCCGGAGCGCGGCCACGTGGGGGCTCAGCTGCGTGTGCACCTTCAGCCCGCCGAGCTCCGGCGAGCGCACCAGGTTCCACCGCACCTCCACGTCGATGCCCACCTCGGCGAGCGGCGGCAGGTTGGGCGAGTCGAACGCGTCGAGCCCGGCGGCGTCGACCTTGGTCGAGCGGCAGCCGCGCAGGAGCTTGTGGTGGAAATACAGCCCCACCTCCGGGATCCGGTAGTGGCCCGCGATCCCGAGCGCGCCGAGCAGGTTGTCGAGCGCGTCGTTCCGCAGCTGCTCGAGCGGGATCTGCGCGCCGGTCAGGATCACCGGCTTGGTCAGCCCCGCGAGCATGAAGCTCAGCGCGCTGGCCGTGTACGCCATCGTGTCGGTCCCGTGCACGATGACGAACGCGTCGTAGTCGTCGTAGAACCGACCCACGTCCCCCGCGAAGCGCGCCCAGTCCGCGAGCGCGAGGTTCGCCGAGTCCAGGGGAGGGCTATAAGGCTCGATGTCGTAGCGGATCCGCCGGTTGCTCCGGGACGGATAGGTGGTGAAGCGCGGTTGGGTCGGGTCGTGGAGCTGCGGCTGCTGCGCGATCTTGTCGGCGAACCAACCCTCGATGGGCTCGAAGCCCCGAGGACCCTTTTTCATACCGATGGTGCCCCCGGTATAGAGCACCATCACCCGCGACACCGGCTCCGCCATCGCGCCGGACCGTAGCACCCCGCCGGGGGGGAGCCGCATCGGGTGGGGCTGGCGCGGCGTCTCGAGGGCTCTGCTGTGCGCGGTCCGAGGCGGGGATCGCCTGCGCGGCCGCCTCCGCCTCCGCCTCCGCCTCCGCCTCCGCTTCCGCGTCCGCCTCCGCGTCCGCCTCCGCGTCCGCGTCCGCCTCCGCCTCCGCCTCCGCGTCCGCCTCCGCTTCCGCTTCCGCTTCCGCGTCCGCCTCCGCCTCCGCCTCCGCTTCCGCCTCGGAATCCGCGTCCGCCTCCGCCTCCGCTCCCGCTCCCGGTCCCGCTGCCGCTGCCGCTGCCGCTCCCGCTCCCGTTTCCCGCTCCCGTTCCCGCTGCCGCTCCCGTTCCCGCTGCCGCTCCCGTTCCCGCTGCCGCTCCCGTTCCCGCTCCCGTTCCCGCTCCCGTTCCCGCTCCCGCTCCCGTTCCCGCTCGTTCCCGCTCCCGTCCCCGCTGCCGCTGCCGCTGCCGCTCCCGTTCCCGCTCCCGCTCCCGCTCCCGCTCCCGCGTCCGCTGCCGCTCCCGCCTCCGCTGCCGCTGCCGCTGCCGCTCCGGCGTCCGCTGCCGCCTCCGCTGCCGCTCCCACTCCCGACTCCGCTCCCGCCTCCGCTGCCGCTCCCGAGTTCGCCGGGTCCGCTCCCGAGGCCGCTCCCGTTCCCGCTCCCGCGCCCGAGTCCGCTCCCGGGTCCGCTCCTGCTCCCGAGTCCGCTCCCGCGGCCGCATCCACTCCCGTTCCCGCTCGCTTCGCAGCCCCCGCCTGTCTGCTGGGATGGACGGCGCCGCGCTCCGCATCCCGCAACGTGGATGGCACTCGTCCTCCGCCATCGACGGTGCCGGACGCGGGCGGGCGAGTAAAGGAGGCCTGCGGCCCCAGCCTGCGGCTGGCTTCGGGCCTTCGGGCCCTCGTCCTTGACTAGCCCACCCGCGCCCTGCGGCGGGCGGGGTGAGGACGAAGGGTGTCAGGTCGACATCCGGGTTGTCTCCGACGGAGGGGCGAGATGCTCCGGATCACCGAAGAAGCGATCGTTTGGCTGCGCTCGATGAAGCCGATCTGGGAAGAGGTGGCGAAGCACGACAAGAACCTCGCTCGGCAGATGCGGGACAGCGCGGCGAGCGTGGTGGGGAACCTGGCCGAGGGCGAGAAGCGGGGCGGGGGGCACGAGCGGGAGCGGTTCGGCACGGCCTACGGGTCGGCGGGCGAGACCCGGGTGTGGCTGCTCTCTGCGGCCGCGCTGGGATACGTGAGCGACGAGGCGGTCGAAGGGCCCGCGGACTGGGCGGACAAGGCGCGCGCGACGATGTGGAAGCTGATGCATCGCGGGTGAGCGAGGCGAGGGGCGGCTCCGGCTTCGGTCGGAGTCGCCCTTCGCGTTCTCGCCGAGCTACGACGCGATGCTCCGCGCGCCGTCCA from Sandaracinaceae bacterium includes these protein-coding regions:
- a CDS encoding four helix bundle protein, whose product is MLRITEEAIVWLRSMKPIWEEVAKHDKNLARQMRDSAASVVGNLAEGEKRGGGHERERFGTAYGSAGETRVWLLSAAALGYVSDEAVEGPADWADKARATMWKLMHRG
- the ansA gene encoding asparaginase produces the protein MAEPVSRVMVLYTGGTIGMKKGPRGFEPIEGWFADKIAQQPQLHDPTQPRFTTYPSRSNRRIRYDIEPYSPPLDSANLALADWARFAGDVGRFYDDYDAFVIVHGTDTMAYTASALSFMLAGLTKPVILTGAQIPLEQLRNDALDNLLGALGIAGHYRIPEVGLYFHHKLLRGCRSTKVDAAGLDAFDSPNLPPLAEVGIDVEVRWNLVRSPELGGLKVHTQLSPHVAALRLYPGITRAILENFLRPPLEGLVLETFGSGNAPDRDDDLLGVLREASERGVVIVNVTQCLKGHVRASYAAGRAVLDAGVVPGADMTPEAALAKLAFLLGQGLSPDEVRALAGRSLRGELSEEIED
- a CDS encoding VanW family protein translates to MSGKKRPLAERMPVVDPERSKARQLASRAWFELRASRLRAVRAVRDLRSPPPRGRRGALKEMRPLVVSRTPLWTVEPGPERRLEAGKVHNLRIAARRLDDLSFGPGEVFSFWRHVGRPSRWAGYALGREVREGCLVPSVGGGLCQLSNALYDAALQAGFEIVERHAHSVVVPGSLAERGRDATVFWSYVDLRFRAPAGFGLRVKLDATHLEVALLAPGAPLVKGGATGGDVDAVVERTGPTGSCASCARTSCVSNAPSLARPIGRTAYLLDGVSPEIDAWVSAERGRGDVLLVPLDGARWGRARYAWTTEGFGAVTQAWPLAIRRAAESRRLASQGAARQRAQLASDERLAAWMAARLGPEDLHLVVHQHLLPFLWCAGALGGRTFDVVMKRLPLRALQARLDAAARRHPESSTLADFRAPPRLADDEEAALRAARRVITPHAELASLFGPRAVKLPWRLPRGAARRRAMPDGDAVVFLGPVVGREGCYDLRAAMRDVDRPLVVAGHDLEGGFDWQRVVRASADPISDAALIVAPSWIGANPRPLLRALGRGVPVIASRACGLGALPGVTEIDAGDVATLQSSISSLSSPRSERPASARTSSGERP